A genome region from Candidatus Manganitrophaceae bacterium includes the following:
- a CDS encoding (2Fe-2S) ferredoxin domain-containing protein, whose protein sequence is MPKPKYHILVCTTSRPAGNPRGSCGEKGSQEIIPAIYDEMGKRELFGQVLVTESTCLGPCPMGPTVVVYPDAVWYRGVKPSDIAEIMEEHITQGRPVERLMVTDEMWG, encoded by the coding sequence ATGCCGAAACCCAAGTACCACATCCTTGTCTGTACGACCAGCCGACCCGCCGGAAATCCCCGTGGGTCCTGCGGCGAAAAAGGAAGTCAGGAGATCATTCCTGCGATTTATGACGAGATGGGAAAAAGGGAACTCTTTGGGCAGGTCCTTGTCACAGAATCGACCTGTCTGGGACCCTGCCCGATGGGACCGACCGTGGTGGTCTATCCGGATGCGGTCTGGTATCGCGGCGTGAAGCCCTCTGACATCGCAGAAATTATGGAAGAACACATCACACAAGGACGACCGGTCGAACGTCTGATGGTAACGGATGAGATGTGGGGATAG
- the zapB gene encoding cell division protein ZapB — protein sequence MELEQLEILESRIQEMVGFVRRLKSEKAQLETRLDQREKEFQALHEERGKVRLRIEALLGKLDHLEKEVCTPDEEALIGE from the coding sequence ATGGAATTAGAACAGTTAGAGATCCTGGAGTCGCGTATTCAAGAGATGGTTGGGTTTGTTCGGCGGCTGAAAAGTGAGAAGGCGCAACTGGAAACAAGGCTGGATCAGCGCGAAAAAGAATTCCAGGCCCTCCATGAGGAGCGCGGCAAGGTTCGTCTCCGAATAGAGGCCCTTTTGGGTAAACTCGACCATCTTGAAAAAGAAGTCTGCACTCCGGATGAGGAAGCGTTGATTGGGGAATAA
- a CDS encoding cell division protein ZapA produces the protein MGNKLQVEIFGNKYTLRGDADEEYVKALASYVDEKMGEIAAHTPDNLLSKLAILTSINITHELFQLRSDQKERAAVIGGKTRDLIESIEEQFDAFKLEGPSSS, from the coding sequence TTGGGGAATAAACTTCAAGTCGAAATATTTGGGAATAAGTATACCTTAAGGGGAGATGCTGATGAGGAATATGTTAAAGCGCTGGCTTCCTATGTCGACGAGAAGATGGGAGAGATTGCGGCGCATACACCGGATAATCTGCTTTCAAAGCTGGCTATTCTCACCTCGATCAACATTACGCATGAACTCTTTCAGTTGAGATCGGACCAGAAAGAGCGCGCCGCCGTGATCGGGGGAAAGACAAGAGACCTTATTGAGAGTATTGAAGAACAGTTTGACGCGTTTAAGTTAGAGGGTCCGTCTTCTTCTTGA
- a CDS encoding replication-associated recombination protein A yields MILPLDAASPLAWRLRPRDFSEFVGQEHLMAPGKFLRRAIAADRVSSLILFGPPGCGKTGLAYLIARYSEAVFSDLNAVTSGIADIRRVVAAARKEKTATGRKTLLLIDEIHRFNKVQQSALLPDVEKGNITLVGASTQNPFFSIIPALASRSQIVELKPLPDEALQGLIDRAIRDPERGFGKLKIRLSKEAERHLIQMTEGDARRLLNAFEIGVTTTPPDVEGVIYFDLSVAEESIQKKGLVYEDQESHYDTISAFIKSMRGSDPDAAVYWLAKMIYAGEDPLFIARRLMICAAEDVGNADPEALRVSVSAFHALEAIGMPEGRIPLAEATIYIATAPKSNASYLAIDLALSEISSGRVMAVPAALKDAHYSGAKQLGRGTGYLYPHDFPDHYTPQKYLPEKKVFYTPSNQGKEKDIAERLRRWRERDKARQ; encoded by the coding sequence ATGATTTTACCTCTTGACGCAGCTTCCCCTCTGGCTTGGCGTTTACGACCACGCGACTTCTCGGAGTTTGTCGGACAGGAACATCTTATGGCCCCGGGAAAGTTTCTCCGTCGCGCTATTGCGGCGGACCGGGTCTCCTCCCTCATCCTCTTTGGCCCGCCGGGCTGTGGTAAGACAGGCCTGGCCTACCTGATCGCAAGATATAGCGAGGCGGTTTTCTCTGATTTAAACGCCGTCACCTCTGGCATCGCCGATATTCGTCGGGTCGTTGCCGCGGCACGAAAGGAAAAGACCGCCACAGGCCGAAAAACCCTGTTGCTGATTGATGAAATCCATCGTTTCAACAAGGTTCAGCAGTCGGCCCTCCTCCCTGATGTTGAAAAAGGTAACATTACCCTTGTCGGGGCTTCAACACAAAATCCCTTCTTTTCGATTATTCCCGCTCTAGCGTCACGGTCACAAATTGTGGAACTCAAACCGCTGCCGGATGAAGCCCTTCAAGGCCTGATTGACCGGGCGATCCGTGACCCGGAGCGCGGTTTTGGAAAATTAAAGATCCGCCTTTCAAAAGAGGCCGAGCGTCATCTCATTCAGATGACCGAAGGAGATGCCCGGCGGCTTCTCAATGCCTTTGAAATCGGCGTGACGACGACGCCCCCCGATGTGGAGGGAGTGATCTATTTTGATCTGTCCGTCGCAGAAGAATCGATTCAAAAGAAGGGGCTGGTTTATGAGGATCAAGAGAGCCACTATGACACGATTTCAGCCTTTATCAAGAGCATGCGAGGTTCAGATCCGGATGCGGCGGTGTACTGGCTCGCAAAAATGATCTATGCGGGGGAAGATCCCCTTTTCATCGCTCGCCGTCTGATGATCTGTGCCGCCGAGGATGTGGGAAATGCGGACCCTGAAGCCCTTCGCGTGTCTGTTTCGGCGTTTCATGCCCTGGAGGCCATTGGAATGCCGGAGGGGAGAATCCCCCTGGCGGAAGCGACGATCTATATTGCTACAGCGCCAAAGAGCAATGCCTCTTATCTTGCGATAGACTTGGCCCTCAGTGAGATCTCGTCGGGCCGCGTGATGGCGGTTCCCGCGGCGCTTAAAGACGCCCACTATTCCGGGGCGAAACAGCTGGGGAGAGGTACGGGCTACCTCTATCCGCATGATTTTCCAGACCATTACACCCCTCAAAAATATCTGCCGGAGAAGAAGGTTTTCTACACACCGTCAAATCAGGGAAAAGAAAAAGACATTGCCGAGCGGCTTCGGCGTTGGCGGGAGAGAGATAAGGCGCGCCAGTAG
- the xseA gene encoding exodeoxyribonuclease VII large subunit has protein sequence MFQTDRPGQKILKVHELTTRIRVAAEQTFSNVWVEGEVVDLRLPASGHLYFVLKDASAQIRTIIFRAQGRFLKFTPKEGKSVLIRGHLTFYEARGDYQLIVDYIEPRGSGALQAAFEALKEALRREGLFDVERKKTIPQFPLRIGLLTSATGAVLRDILRVFQEAKLPIQITVYPVPVQGEGAAGEIVETLDAVNGLPASQQPELLILTRGGGSLEDLAVFNEEDVARAIFRSVLPVMTAIGHETDTTISDYVSDLRVPTPSIAAEEVARRVRLTLEKFVLLEQDLVALIRTRIEDAKNKREIALRLLSDPSRRIGHARDRLSQLVIRLQQSMARALEIHRGSLIRSHQGLFHLNPIYRLQEKRQRLNQLNGQLLKEGRGFIDQGRSTLLAQMEQLHLLSPLNILSRGYSITQKLPSLKIIRDATEVHRGDRLRLTLHQGRVTCTVVEKGKEVEDAS, from the coding sequence ATGTTTCAGACAGACCGGCCGGGTCAAAAAATCCTTAAAGTTCACGAACTGACCACCCGTATTCGGGTGGCGGCAGAGCAGACATTTTCCAATGTCTGGGTCGAAGGGGAGGTGGTTGATTTGAGGTTGCCGGCCTCCGGCCATCTTTATTTTGTTTTGAAAGACGCTTCCGCGCAGATCAGGACGATCATTTTCCGGGCGCAGGGGCGTTTTCTTAAATTTACCCCAAAAGAGGGAAAATCAGTCCTGATCCGGGGTCACCTTACCTTCTACGAGGCGCGGGGCGACTACCAGCTTATTGTTGACTATATCGAGCCGAGGGGAAGCGGCGCCCTCCAGGCCGCCTTTGAGGCCTTGAAAGAGGCTCTTCGCCGGGAAGGCCTTTTTGACGTCGAGCGAAAAAAAACAATCCCGCAATTCCCCCTCCGGATCGGTCTTCTGACCTCAGCCACGGGGGCGGTCCTCCGGGACATCCTTCGGGTTTTTCAGGAGGCGAAGCTTCCGATTCAAATCACCGTTTATCCTGTTCCCGTTCAGGGAGAGGGGGCGGCCGGGGAAATTGTGGAAACACTGGATGCCGTGAACGGCCTTCCGGCCTCGCAACAGCCTGAGCTACTGATTCTTACACGGGGTGGGGGATCGCTTGAAGATCTTGCCGTGTTTAATGAAGAGGATGTGGCGCGTGCGATCTTCCGGTCTGTGCTCCCGGTGATGACGGCCATTGGCCACGAAACCGATACGACGATCTCTGATTATGTTTCAGACCTTCGCGTCCCCACCCCATCGATTGCCGCGGAAGAAGTGGCCCGGCGTGTTCGCCTGACCCTGGAGAAGTTTGTACTTCTGGAACAGGACTTGGTCGCCTTGATCCGGACGAGAATTGAGGATGCGAAAAACAAGCGCGAAATTGCCTTACGGCTCCTCAGCGATCCCTCCCGAAGGATCGGTCATGCCCGAGACCGACTGAGCCAATTGGTCATCCGCCTTCAGCAGTCCATGGCGCGGGCATTGGAGATCCACCGCGGGAGCCTGATTCGGAGCCACCAGGGACTTTTTCATTTGAACCCGATTTACCGCCTTCAGGAAAAGCGACAACGGCTTAATCAGTTAAACGGGCAACTGTTAAAAGAGGGGAGAGGATTCATTGATCAGGGGCGAAGCACGCTCCTGGCTCAGATGGAGCAACTGCATCTCTTAAGCCCCTTGAACATATTGAGCCGGGGCTACAGCATTACCCAAAAACTTCCCTCTCTGAAGATTATCCGGGATGCCACAGAGGTCCATCGGGGCGATCGTCTTCGACTGACGCTTCATCAGGGTAGGGTGACGTGTACCGTCGTCGAAAAGGGGAAGGAAGTTGAGGATGCGTCATGA
- a CDS encoding YjbQ family protein has translation MRQIAGEITIQTSGRKLYDLTEKIDSWMKSDPIQCGLLTLYIQHTSASLLIQENYDPEVLLDMERFFDRLVPQGDPLFRHTTEGPDDMPAHIRAALTATSLSIPVRSGRPALGTWQGIFLYEHRTDGHLRTVLIHLIGEET, from the coding sequence ATGAGACAGATCGCCGGCGAGATTACGATACAGACCTCCGGACGGAAGCTCTATGATCTGACCGAAAAGATTGACTCTTGGATGAAATCGGACCCTATTCAATGTGGCCTTTTGACCTTGTATATCCAGCATACCTCGGCCTCGTTGTTGATCCAGGAAAATTATGACCCGGAGGTGCTTCTGGATATGGAGCGATTCTTCGACCGTCTGGTCCCTCAGGGGGATCCCCTATTCCGTCACACAACGGAAGGGCCGGATGACATGCCCGCGCATATCCGCGCGGCGCTTACAGCGACATCGCTGTCCATCCCCGTCCGAAGCGGTCGGCCGGCCCTCGGCACCTGGCAAGGGATCTTCCTTTATGAGCATCGTACGGACGGACATCTCAGGACGGTGCTGATCCATCTTATTGGTGAGGAAACGTAA
- a CDS encoding response regulator transcription factor, with product MRRILVIEDDEDIANLVALHLRDSDCEVEIAEDGTVGLALLEADSFDLLILDLMLPGVDGLEICRRIQAKENDTPILMLTARTNELDRILGLEMGADDYLTKPFSVRELLARVKAILRRTDMAKKKSSHEEPKVIHAGGIEVIERKRQVKRDGEFIDLTAKEFDLLWFFMKNPGHVYNRSQLLDRVWGYGHDGYEHTVNSHINRLRSKIESDPSEPRYILTVWGVGYKFSDEEIP from the coding sequence ATGCGTAGAATTCTCGTCATAGAAGACGATGAAGATATTGCTAACTTGGTGGCCTTGCACCTTCGCGATTCTGATTGTGAAGTCGAGATTGCTGAAGACGGGACGGTGGGTTTGGCCCTGCTGGAAGCAGATTCATTCGACCTTTTGATTCTCGACCTTATGCTTCCGGGTGTTGATGGTTTAGAGATTTGCCGCCGCATCCAGGCCAAGGAGAATGACACTCCAATCTTAATGCTGACGGCCAGGACGAATGAACTCGACCGAATCCTGGGTTTGGAGATGGGGGCAGACGACTATTTAACGAAACCTTTTAGTGTTCGTGAACTGCTTGCGCGGGTTAAAGCCATTTTGCGGCGGACCGACATGGCCAAAAAGAAAAGTTCTCATGAGGAACCTAAGGTGATTCATGCTGGCGGGATAGAGGTGATCGAGAGGAAGCGTCAGGTCAAGCGCGACGGAGAGTTCATCGATCTCACGGCAAAGGAATTTGACCTGCTCTGGTTTTTTATGAAAAATCCAGGACATGTTTATAATCGTTCCCAACTACTCGACAGGGTGTGGGGTTACGGGCATGACGGTTATGAACATACCGTTAATTCTCATATCAACCGACTCCGATCGAAGATAGAGAGCGACCCTTCCGAACCGCGTTATATCCTCACCGTCTGGGGAGTCGGTTATAAGTTTTCGGACGAAGAAATCCCTTAA
- a CDS encoding HAMP domain-containing protein: MEKIKRKRSMFFRTLYSKLACVLFLFVAFSGALFLYLVRISAQNYHQEITQKLNLRLAGNIAKESLLVKDNEINRLALENIFHMLMVINPNIEVYLLDQRGKILAYSAAKDKIKRDVVDLDPIQTFLSTQGQALEFPFYGDDPRHPHRKKIFSVAPVSANGLNEGFLYVILGGKAFDSVVEMIKGSYAIRTSVIGLVTSLSIALIAGLLTFGLFTKRLKTLSEVILHYTKGQFKRDLNSRYRFGKMLSDEIDQLGRYFNLMADHID, from the coding sequence ATGGAAAAAATAAAAAGAAAGCGGTCCATGTTTTTCAGAACGCTCTATAGCAAATTAGCCTGTGTGCTTTTTCTTTTTGTTGCATTCAGTGGTGCGCTCTTTTTATATCTTGTTCGCATCTCGGCCCAAAACTATCATCAAGAAATCACGCAAAAGCTCAATCTTCGTCTTGCAGGCAATATCGCGAAAGAATCCTTGTTGGTGAAAGATAATGAGATCAATCGGCTTGCGCTGGAAAATATCTTTCACATGTTGATGGTCATCAATCCAAACATCGAGGTCTATCTCCTTGATCAGCGTGGAAAGATCCTGGCCTATTCCGCAGCAAAAGATAAGATCAAAAGAGATGTGGTGGACCTGGATCCGATTCAAACCTTCCTTTCAACGCAGGGACAGGCCTTGGAATTCCCTTTTTACGGCGATGACCCGAGGCATCCCCACCGGAAGAAGATATTCTCAGTCGCACCGGTTTCCGCAAACGGCCTCAACGAAGGATTTCTCTATGTGATTCTCGGGGGCAAAGCATTCGACAGTGTTGTTGAAATGATCAAGGGGAGTTACGCGATCCGGACCAGCGTTATCGGCTTGGTGACCAGTCTTTCTATTGCCCTGATTGCAGGTTTGCTTACTTTTGGACTGTTTACCAAAAGATTGAAGACGCTCTCAGAAGTGATCCTTCACTATACAAAGGGTCAGTTCAAGCGGGATCTGAACTCACGTTACCGATTCGGAAAAATGCTGTCAGATGAGATCGACCAACTGGGTCGGTATTTTAATCTGATGGCCGATCACATCGATTAA
- a CDS encoding HAMP domain-containing histidine kinase yields the protein MVANVSHDLRTPLASLNGYLETLLIKKETLSEKEKVEYLQIALRHSKRLGVLIEELFELAKLDSYQKLLDPSEFSMGELIQDVIQKFKLTAQKKKVDIASDYRRKMPLAIGDIGMIQRVLENLIENALRHTPEGGRVELALMEGPFSSDNKRLIVKVSDTGSGIHTEDLPYIFDRFYRKQKSRKSDGSHAGLGLAIVKRILELHGGNVTVKNKKNEGAVFTFDLPVLKV from the coding sequence ATGGTGGCAAATGTCTCGCATGACTTACGGACGCCTCTTGCCTCACTCAACGGTTATCTGGAAACCTTGCTGATTAAAAAAGAGACCTTGAGTGAAAAGGAGAAGGTGGAGTATCTACAGATTGCCTTACGGCACAGTAAGCGACTTGGGGTGCTTATCGAAGAACTATTCGAACTGGCCAAGCTCGACTCCTATCAAAAGCTTTTAGATCCCTCGGAATTTTCGATGGGAGAATTGATACAGGATGTCATCCAGAAATTTAAGCTTACAGCTCAGAAAAAAAAGGTCGACATCGCGTCCGATTATCGCCGGAAAATGCCCCTTGCCATTGGCGACATCGGGATGATTCAACGAGTTTTGGAGAACCTTATCGAGAACGCGCTCAGGCACACCCCGGAGGGTGGGCGCGTTGAGCTGGCTTTAATGGAAGGACCCTTCTCATCCGATAATAAGCGCCTTATTGTCAAGGTGAGTGACACCGGATCGGGTATCCATACTGAGGATCTTCCTTATATTTTCGATCGCTTTTACCGGAAGCAAAAGAGCCGCAAGAGTGACGGTTCGCATGCGGGACTGGGTTTGGCAATTGTAAAAAGAATTCTTGAATTACACGGTGGTAATGTTACGGTCAAGAACAAAAAAAATGAGGGAGCGGTTTTCACTTTTGACCTGCCGGTCTTGAAGGTTTAG
- the xseB gene encoding exodeoxyribonuclease VII small subunit: MAHLKFETALSRLEEAVKLLEKGDLPLEDSLKIFEDGIRSSKNCLKVLEEAEKKVEVLIQDKKGKKGLRPFGLVEGHPSEERGPNE; encoded by the coding sequence GTGGCGCATCTGAAATTTGAAACGGCTCTCTCCCGTCTGGAAGAGGCGGTCAAGTTGCTTGAAAAAGGGGATCTTCCCCTGGAAGATTCTCTCAAGATTTTTGAAGACGGAATCCGGTCTTCGAAAAATTGCCTCAAAGTGCTTGAAGAGGCTGAAAAAAAGGTGGAAGTTCTTATTCAAGACAAAAAGGGGAAAAAAGGCCTGCGCCCTTTTGGTCTTGTAGAAGGTCATCCATCAGAGGAAAGAGGACCTAATGAGTAA
- a CDS encoding polyprenyl synthetase family protein, translating to MDPLQAYLSRRKEEVDRLLQSYLPRASCEPALIHEAVRYSLFAGGKRLRPILCIAACEAVGGNVETALPFAAAIELMHTYSLVHDDLPAMDNDTYRRGKLTNHKVFGESTAILAGDALLTSTFTLLAEKGLAGSLSPRRVLSVILELGAACGSTGMVGGQLLDIESQGGEEINLEKLAKIHSLKTGALFRASIRIGGILGSAGPKKLTALTRFGEKAGLAFQIADDILDVEGDEALMGKSVGQDQSKEKWTYPGFLGLERSKKEANIHIQDAVAALEGFGPEAGPLRQIAAYMVDRKK from the coding sequence CTGGATCCGCTTCAAGCCTATCTGTCGAGGCGAAAGGAAGAGGTCGATCGCCTCCTCCAATCGTATTTGCCGAGGGCGTCATGTGAACCTGCACTGATCCATGAAGCGGTCCGGTATTCCTTGTTTGCCGGGGGGAAGAGGCTTCGACCGATTCTCTGTATTGCGGCCTGCGAAGCCGTGGGAGGAAATGTTGAAACAGCACTCCCCTTTGCGGCTGCGATTGAATTGATGCATACTTATTCTCTGGTCCATGACGACCTCCCTGCCATGGACAACGATACCTATCGGCGGGGAAAACTGACCAATCATAAGGTGTTTGGTGAAAGCACTGCAATCCTGGCGGGAGATGCGCTCTTGACCTCGACCTTTACCCTGCTGGCCGAAAAAGGTCTGGCCGGGTCGCTCTCCCCAAGGCGGGTATTATCCGTCATCCTTGAATTGGGTGCGGCATGTGGAAGCACGGGAATGGTGGGAGGACAGTTGCTTGATATTGAGTCCCAGGGTGGGGAGGAGATCAACCTGGAAAAGCTGGCAAAAATTCACTCGCTTAAAACGGGAGCATTATTCCGGGCCTCTATCCGGATCGGGGGGATTTTGGGGAGCGCTGGCCCTAAAAAACTAACCGCCTTGACCCGGTTTGGAGAGAAGGCAGGCCTGGCCTTTCAGATTGCAGACGATATTCTTGATGTGGAGGGAGATGAAGCCTTGATGGGGAAATCAGTCGGTCAGGATCAGTCAAAAGAAAAATGGACCTATCCCGGATTTCTGGGTCTGGAGCGTTCAAAAAAAGAGGCAAACATACATATTCAGGATGCCGTGGCGGCCTTGGAAGGGTTTGGCCCGGAGGCGGGCCCCTTGCGTCAGATTGCAGCATATATGGTGGATCGAAAAAAATAA